TGAGCCTCTATCGGATCAGCGCGCCGATCCTCATCACCGGGTTGCTGGCCTCCATCGGCGCCGGCCTCTTCCAGGAGTTCGCGCTGCCCATCCTCAGCACCGGCCGCGAGGAGGTGGATCGCGTCAAGATCCGCGGTCAGCTTCCCCGGCACCTGCAGACCCGGACCCGCCTGTGGCTGCGCAGCGCGGAGCGCCGCTTCTATCGGGTCGAGCTGCTGAACCCGGCCAGCCAGGATCTGTACGGAATCACCATCCTCGAGGTGGACGGCGATTTCCGTCTGGTCAGCCGGATCGACGCCCGGCACGCCCACTGGAGCCCCGACGGGTGGGAGTTCGTGGACGGCACGATCCGGGAGCTCGACACCACCGGGCAAGTGACCACGGTGCCCTTCGTGCGCACCGCCGTCGAGCTCGAGGAAAGCATCCAGGACTTCACCGACGTGCAGAAGCGACCCACCGAGATGAGCTATCGCGAGCTGCGGGACTACGTGGCCAAGCTGGAGGCCGCGGGGTTCCGGGTCACCAAGTACCTGGTGGGCATGTACGGCAAGCTGTCCGGCCCACTGGAGAGCCTGATCATGATCCTGGTGGCCATCCCCTTCGCGCTCCAGGCCCCCCGCGGGGGCCGGCTCTACGGCACCGGGCTGGCCATCGCCATCATGGCCGGCTATCTGGTCGTCGACCGCTCCGCCCGCGCGCTGGGGCAGGCCGAGCTGCTGCCTCCTCTGCTGGCCGCCTGGACCGCCAACGTCATCTTCCTCGGCGTGGGCACAGCGTTGTTCTTGCGCTCGCGAACGTGACCCGGGGCACAAGCGGCGCCAACCGTAAGGCTGGATGCCCGGGCGCCGGCTTTGCCGGCGCAATTCGATCTTGGGGGAGGTCTCGGAGAGGGCCGTCGCGGCCCCCTCCGATGTTACCGGGCGGCTTCGGTGAGCGCGCGCAGGGCCTCTTCAAGGCGCTTCTGCTCGGCCCCGTACTGGGTCCAGTCCCCCTTGCGCAGCGCGTCCTGCGCCCGCTGCCAGGTGTCCCAGGCCCGCCGGGCCAGCGGCGCCACGCCGCCGCCCGCCGGCTCTCGTCGCGTCGGCGTCGCGCCCGGCGCGGCGACCGGCGCCGCTGCCGCGCGGCCCCCGAAGACCCGGGCCAGCGCCTGCTCGAGCGTGGGCTCCATGGCGATCTGGTTGCCGTGGGCGACGACGACCCGGCGCAGCTCGGGTAGCGCACCTTGCTCGGAGGCGGCCAGGTAGATGGGCTGGACGTAGATGAGTGACTGGTCGATGGGAATGGCCAGCAGCGAGCCGCGGATCACGCTGGAGCCCCGCTGGCTCCAGAGCGTGAGCTGCTCGGAGATCGCGGCGTCCTGATCGATCCGGGCGTCGATCTGACGGGGGCCGTAGACGAGCTTCTGCTTGGGAAAGTTATAGACGACGAGCCGGCCGTAGTTCGGCGGGTCGGAGCGGGCGGCCAGCCAGGCGATCATGTTGTCGCGGCGGCTGGGATTGAACAGGGTGAGCAGGACGAACTCTTCCTTCTTCTCCCCCAGCAATCGCAGGATCGTGTAGTAGGGCTCCATCTCCCGCTCACGCCCATCCACGGTCCGCCGGGGCACCGTCCACATGTCCTCCTTGTTGTAGAAGACCTGGGGATCTTCCATGTGGTAGACGGCGTACTTCCGCGCCTGCAGGGTGAAGAAGTCCTCCGGGTAGCGAATGTGCGGGCGCAGGTCGTCCGGCATCGCGTCGAGCGGACGCAGCAGCTCGGGAAAGGCCCGCGCGTAGACCTGCACGATGGGATCGGTGGGGTCGGCGAGATAGAAGGTCACCGTGCCGTGATAGGCATCGACCGTGGCCTTCACCGAGTTGCGGATGTAGTTCCCCACGCCCCGCACCGGGTCGGAGTACGGGTACCGATCGGTGGTGGTGTACCCGTCGAGGATCCAAACGAGTCGGCCGTCCTGGGCGACGACGATGTAGGGGTCGCGGTCGTAGCGGAAGAAGGGCGCGATGCGGCGGATCCGCTCGGCCACGGGCCGGTGCATGAGGACGCGGCTCTCGAGCGTGAGGTCGTCGGACAACAAGATCTTGATCTCGCCGAAGCGCGCGGCGAACACCAGCTTGCGGAAGAACGAGGAGAGCGGAATGCCGCCCTGCCCCTGGTACGTGGTGTAGACGTTCTGGTCGCCGGCCGGGTAATCCAGCTCCTGCGAGCCGGTCCGCACCAGGACGTAGTCGTTGGCGATCTCGCCGAAGTAGATCTCCGGCCGGGTGATGGGCAGGAAACCCTGGCTCCGCGGCGGGATGTCCTTGACCAGGAAGTCGGGCAACCCCTCCGGCGTCACCCGGTTCACCGGGCCCACCACGGCGCCGTAGCCATGCGTGAACGTCAGGTGCTCGTTGATCCAGCTCCGGCTGGCCTGCAGGTGCTGGTAGCTCAGCTCCCGGGGCGAGAGCATGACCTGCCGGTACTCGCCGTTGACCGCATAGCGGTCGACGTCCACGTCGACGAACTTGTAGTAGGTGCGGATCTCCTGCAGCTGAGCATACGTGCGCAGCAGCGGGCCGTGGTCCCAGAGGCGGATGTTCTCGATGGTCGGCGCGTTCCGCTGCAGCGCGCCGGGGTCGAGCGTCTCGTCGGCGGGAAACTCGCGCTCGACGATGCGGTCCAGACCGTACGCCTGCCGGGTCATGCGGATGTTGTGGACGATGTAGGGCCGCTCGGCCTCCAGCTCGTTGGGGGTCACCCGGAAGCGCTGCAAGATGCCCGGGTACACGCCGAGCCCGAGGACCCAGACGGCCATCAGCGCGGCCAGGGCCACCGCCACCAGACGCAAGCCGGGCCGGGCCAGCTGAACCAGGCAGGCCACCGCGGCGACCAGGGACAACACGGTGAGCACGCCGTACGCGGGCAGCGCCGCGTTGACGTCGGTGTAGGTCGCCCCGAAGACGACCCCGCGCCCGGAGTAGACCAGCTCGAAACGACCCAGCCAGAAGCTGGCGCCCACCAGGCCCAGCAGCATCGCGCCCAGGACGAGGAGGTGGGCCCGCGCCCCCGCGGCCAGTCGGGGACCGTGCGACGTCAGGACGAGGCTGCGCTGCAGCACGTAGATCAAGAGCGTCAAGACGAGCGTGCCCACCACCAGGGTCGTGCCCCAGCCGGCCAGGCGGCGCCAGAGCGGCAGGGTGAAGACGAAGAACCCCAGGTCCCGGCCGAACAGCGGGTCGTCGGTGCCGAAGGGCACGCGATTGAAGTAGGCGAGCAGGGTCTCCCACTGGGCGCTGGCCCGCAGGGCCGAGAGAAAGGAGATGAGGACCAGCACCACGGGCAGGAAGCGGCGGATGAGAGGCTCGATCACCACCCGCCCGGGCAGCCCCAGCTGGTCCTCCAGCTCCCACAGCACATCGGGCCGGGCCGTCCGGGCCGCGAAGCTGAGGTTCACGTAGAGGAAGATCAGCACGCCCAGGGCCACCGCCGTGAAGAGCCCGCCCCGGTACGACAGCATGGTGAGGAACACCTGGCGGTAGCCGACCTCCTGGAACCAGAGCCAGTCGGTATACAGCGGCACGACCTGACCGACGAAGGCGAAGACGACGAGC
This DNA window, taken from Candidatus Methylomirabilota bacterium, encodes the following:
- a CDS encoding UPF0182 family protein; this encodes MGRSRTTLLFGLLLVVFAFVGQVVPLYTDWLWFQEVGYRQVFLTMLSYRGGLFTAVALGVLIFLYVNLSFAARTARPDVLWELEDQLGLPGRVVIEPLIRRFLPVVLVLISFLSALRASAQWETLLAYFNRVPFGTDDPLFGRDLGFFVFTLPLWRRLAGWGTTLVVGTLVLTLLIYVLQRSLVLTSHGPRLAAGARAHLLVLGAMLLGLVGASFWLGRFELVYSGRGVVFGATYTDVNAALPAYGVLTVLSLVAAVACLVQLARPGLRLVAVALAALMAVWVLGLGVYPGILQRFRVTPNELEAERPYIVHNIRMTRQAYGLDRIVEREFPADETLDPGALQRNAPTIENIRLWDHGPLLRTYAQLQEIRTYYKFVDVDVDRYAVNGEYRQVMLSPRELSYQHLQASRSWINEHLTFTHGYGAVVGPVNRVTPEGLPDFLVKDIPPRSQGFLPITRPEIYFGEIANDYVLVRTGSQELDYPAGDQNVYTTYQGQGGIPLSSFFRKLVFAARFGEIKILLSDDLTLESRVLMHRPVAERIRRIAPFFRYDRDPYIVVAQDGRLVWILDGYTTTDRYPYSDPVRGVGNYIRNSVKATVDAYHGTVTFYLADPTDPIVQVYARAFPELLRPLDAMPDDLRPHIRYPEDFFTLQARKYAVYHMEDPQVFYNKEDMWTVPRRTVDGREREMEPYYTILRLLGEKKEEFVLLTLFNPSRRDNMIAWLAARSDPPNYGRLVVYNFPKQKLVYGPRQIDARIDQDAAISEQLTLWSQRGSSVIRGSLLAIPIDQSLIYVQPIYLAASEQGALPELRRVVVAHGNQIAMEPTLEQALARVFGGRAAAAPVAAPGATPTRREPAGGGVAPLARRAWDTWQRAQDALRKGDWTQYGAEQKRLEEALRALTEAAR